Proteins co-encoded in one Cytobacillus sp. NJ13 genomic window:
- a CDS encoding PIN/TRAM domain-containing protein codes for MLKRIVQACFLIIGVTLGIFLIPDLLKLISLDDIPLLNNPYVSAILGAIIFYLLTFWAVDHVVNFVRWAEESLVKVPITDIIFGSVGLVFGLVIAFLIGYALNAIEVPILNTVAPMVLTLLFGYLGFQVGFKKRDELLSLFSSKKKKSSEEELEPEAAPKKSLKILDTSVIIDGRIADICQTGFLEGTIVIPQFVLEELQHIADSSDVLKRNRGRRGLDILNRIQKELSINVEIYEGDFEEIQEVDSKLVKLAKLTNGVVVTNDFNLNKVCELQKVAVLNINDLANAVKPVVLPGEEMKVQVIKDGKEQNQGIAYLDDGTMIVVEEGRNYIGKHIDVLVTSVLQTSAGRMIFAKPKLLEKAL; via the coding sequence ATGTTAAAACGTATTGTACAGGCATGCTTCCTTATTATCGGGGTAACGCTGGGTATATTTTTGATTCCTGACTTATTAAAATTAATCAGTTTAGATGACATTCCTCTTTTAAATAATCCATATGTGTCCGCCATTTTAGGTGCTATTATTTTTTATCTTTTAACTTTTTGGGCGGTTGATCATGTCGTCAATTTCGTGAGATGGGCAGAAGAATCACTGGTAAAAGTACCTATAACAGATATTATTTTTGGAAGTGTCGGCCTGGTTTTTGGATTAGTCATTGCCTTTTTAATCGGATATGCACTAAATGCGATTGAGGTCCCGATTCTGAATACCGTAGCTCCGATGGTGCTGACGCTGCTGTTCGGCTATCTTGGATTTCAGGTTGGTTTTAAAAAGCGGGATGAACTTTTAAGTTTATTTTCAAGCAAGAAAAAGAAGAGCAGTGAAGAAGAGCTTGAGCCTGAAGCTGCACCTAAAAAATCACTCAAGATCCTTGATACAAGCGTTATTATTGATGGACGCATTGCTGATATTTGCCAGACGGGCTTTTTGGAAGGCACGATTGTCATTCCGCAGTTTGTACTGGAAGAACTGCAGCATATTGCTGATTCATCAGATGTATTAAAGCGCAACCGCGGCAGAAGAGGACTGGATATATTAAATCGGATTCAAAAAGAGCTCTCGATTAATGTAGAAATCTATGAAGGCGATTTTGAAGAAATCCAAGAGGTGGACAGCAAGCTGGTGAAGCTGGCTAAATTAACGAATGGCGTCGTTGTAACCAATGACTTTAACTTAAACAAGGTTTGTGAACTGCAAAAAGTGGCAGTCCTTAATATTAATGACCTGGCCAATGCCGTTAAACCGGTTGTGCTTCCAGGTGAAGAAATGAAGGTACAGGTTATTAAGGACGGAAAGGAACAGAATCAGGGGATTGCTTATCTGGATGACGGCACGATGATCGTGGTGGAAGAAGGCAGAAATTATATTGGCAAACATATTGATGTTCTTGTCACAAGTGTTCTGCAGACCTCAGCCGGAAGAATGATTTTTGCAAAACCTAAGCTTCTGGAAAAAGCTTTATAA
- the clpC gene encoding ATP-dependent protease ATP-binding subunit ClpC, giving the protein MMFGRFTERAQKVLALAQEEAIRLGHNNIGTEHILLGLVREGEGIAAKALYALGLGSDKIQKEVENLIGRGQDASQTIHYTPRAKKVIELSMDEARKLGHSYVGTEHILLGLIREGEGVAARVLNNLGVSLNKARQQVLQLLGSNESGSHQGGSAANANTPTLDGLARDLTAIAREGSLDPVIGRSKEIQRVIEVLSRRTKNNPVLIGEPGVGKTAIAEGLAQQIINNEVPETLRDKRVMTLDMGTVVAGTKYRGEFEDRLKKVMDEIRQAGNIILFIDELHTLIGAGGAEGAIDASNILKPSLARGELQCIGATTLDEYRKYIEKDAALERRFQPITVDEPTAEESVQILEGLRDRYEAHHRVTITDAAIQAAVKLSDRYISDRFLPDKAIDLIDEAGSKVRLRSYTTPPNLKELEVKLEDVRKEKDAAVQSQEFEKAASLRDTEQRLREQLEETKKTWKEKQGKENSEVTVEDIANVVASWTGIPVSKLAQTETEKLLNLEEILHSRVIGQEEAVKAISKAVRRARAGLKDPKRPIGSFVFLGPTGVGKTELARALAEAMFGDEDAMIRIDMSEYMEKHSTSRLVGSPPGYVGYEEGGQLTEKVRRKPYSVVLLDEIEKAHPDVFNILLQVLEDGRLTDSKGRTVDFRNTVLIMTSNVGAEALKRNKYVGFNIQDGEQDYKDMKGKVMEEMKKSFRPEFLNRIDEIIVFHALEKKHLQEIVTLMSDTLTKRLKEQDITLELTDAAKEKISVEGYDPEYGARPLRRAIQKHIEDRLSEELLKGTVLTGQSVVIDVKDGEFVVKTAEPSRTPNLQK; this is encoded by the coding sequence ATGATGTTCGGACGATTTACGGAAAGGGCTCAAAAAGTATTGGCTTTAGCACAGGAGGAAGCAATCCGTTTAGGACATAACAACATCGGAACAGAGCATATTCTGCTGGGACTTGTACGCGAAGGTGAAGGCATTGCAGCAAAAGCTCTCTATGCTTTAGGCCTCGGCTCTGATAAGATCCAAAAAGAGGTTGAGAATTTAATCGGCAGGGGGCAGGATGCTTCCCAGACCATTCATTATACACCACGTGCCAAGAAAGTCATTGAACTTTCCATGGACGAAGCAAGAAAGCTTGGCCATTCCTATGTGGGAACAGAGCATATCCTGCTTGGCCTGATCCGTGAGGGTGAAGGAGTTGCAGCGAGAGTCCTGAATAACCTTGGAGTCAGCCTCAATAAAGCTCGCCAGCAAGTGCTTCAGCTATTAGGCAGCAATGAGTCCGGCAGTCATCAGGGTGGCTCCGCAGCCAATGCGAACACACCGACACTGGATGGATTGGCGCGTGACTTGACTGCTATTGCCAGAGAAGGAAGCCTGGATCCGGTTATTGGACGAAGCAAAGAAATCCAGCGTGTAATCGAAGTATTAAGCCGCAGGACGAAAAACAACCCGGTTCTTATCGGTGAGCCTGGGGTAGGTAAAACAGCCATCGCAGAGGGCTTGGCACAGCAGATCATTAATAATGAAGTGCCGGAGACTCTTCGTGATAAAAGGGTTATGACGCTTGATATGGGTACAGTAGTTGCCGGAACAAAGTATCGCGGTGAATTTGAAGACCGCTTGAAGAAGGTAATGGATGAAATCAGGCAGGCCGGAAACATCATTTTATTTATTGACGAGCTTCATACATTAATAGGCGCAGGCGGAGCAGAAGGTGCGATCGATGCTTCCAACATCTTAAAGCCTTCTCTTGCTCGCGGTGAACTTCAGTGTATTGGTGCAACAACTCTTGATGAGTACAGAAAATACATTGAAAAGGATGCGGCACTTGAAAGAAGATTCCAGCCTATTACGGTTGATGAGCCGACTGCGGAAGAATCGGTACAGATTCTTGAAGGTCTTCGTGACCGTTATGAGGCACACCATCGCGTGACGATTACGGATGCAGCCATTCAAGCGGCTGTAAAACTGTCAGACCGCTACATCTCAGACCGCTTCCTGCCGGATAAAGCAATTGATTTAATTGACGAAGCTGGTTCAAAGGTAAGACTTCGTTCTTACACTACGCCTCCAAACCTGAAAGAACTGGAGGTTAAGCTGGAGGATGTAAGGAAAGAAAAAGACGCTGCCGTTCAAAGCCAGGAGTTTGAAAAAGCGGCTTCCTTAAGAGATACAGAGCAGCGCCTGCGCGAACAGCTCGAAGAAACGAAGAAAACATGGAAAGAAAAACAGGGCAAAGAGAACAGTGAAGTGACGGTTGAAGACATCGCCAATGTGGTGGCCAGCTGGACTGGAATCCCTGTATCGAAGCTGGCCCAAACAGAAACAGAAAAGCTTCTTAACCTGGAAGAAATTCTTCATTCCCGTGTAATCGGTCAGGAAGAAGCGGTTAAAGCCATTTCGAAGGCTGTCCGCCGTGCCCGTGCAGGTCTTAAAGATCCGAAGCGCCCGATTGGCTCATTTGTATTCCTTGGGCCGACTGGGGTAGGTAAAACTGAGCTAGCCCGTGCATTAGCAGAAGCGATGTTCGGTGACGAAGATGCGATGATCCGCATCGATATGTCAGAATACATGGAGAAGCACTCCACATCCCGTCTGGTTGGTTCACCTCCGGGTTATGTAGGATATGAAGAAGGCGGGCAGTTAACCGAAAAAGTCCGCAGAAAGCCATATTCTGTTGTGCTGCTGGATGAAATTGAAAAGGCACATCCTGATGTATTCAACATCCTTTTACAGGTATTGGAAGATGGAAGATTAACAGACTCTAAGGGCAGAACTGTTGATTTCCGCAATACCGTTCTGATTATGACCTCCAATGTAGGCGCTGAAGCACTTAAGCGGAACAAATATGTTGGCTTTAACATCCAGGATGGGGAACAGGATTACAAAGATATGAAAGGAAAAGTAATGGAAGAGATGAAGAAGTCCTTCCGTCCGGAATTCCTGAACCGTATCGATGAAATCATCGTTTTCCATGCATTGGAGAAAAAGCATCTTCAGGAAATCGTTACGCTTATGTCTGACACCCTAACGAAACGATTGAAGGAACAGGACATTACACTGGAATTGACAGATGCTGCCAAAGAAAAAATCTCGGTAGAAGGCTACGACCCAGAGTACGGAGCACGTCCGCTCCGCAGGGCGATTCAAAAGCATATTGAAGATCGCTTATCCGAGGAACTGTTAAAAGGAACGGTACTAACCGGGCAAAGCGTGGTAATCGATGTGAAAGATGGAGAGTTTGTAGTGAAAACGGCTGAACCAAGCAGGACGCCAAATCTTCAGAAATAA
- the radA gene encoding DNA repair protein RadA yields MAKRKTKFMCQECGYESPKWMGKCPGCGQWNTMVEEVEKPASTRRGAFAHSQGSAIAAKATPITSIETVSEPRIHTDLIELNRVLGGGIVRGSLVLIGGDPGIGKSTLLLQVSSQLANRKHSVLYISGEESMRQTKLRADRLGVSSDSLLVYSETSLDEISRTIDSVNPDFVIIDSIQTIFHPEVTSAPGSVSQVRECTAELMRIGKTKGIAIFIVGHVTKEGSIAGPRLLEHMVDTVLYFEGERHHTYRILRAVKNRFGSTNEMGIFEMKEFGLEEVANPSEIFLEERSQGAAGSTVVASMEGTRPVLVEIQALISPTSFGNPRRMATGIDHNRVPLLMAVLEKRVGMLLQNQDAYLKVAGGVKLDEPAIDLAIAVSIASSFRDKPTKATDCIIGEVGLTGEVRRVSRIEQRVQEAAKLGFERVILPANNLGGWSAPGGIELIGVSSVGEALKAALGG; encoded by the coding sequence ATGGCTAAAAGAAAAACGAAATTCATGTGCCAGGAATGCGGCTATGAATCACCTAAATGGATGGGAAAATGTCCGGGGTGCGGACAATGGAATACGATGGTGGAAGAGGTGGAGAAGCCTGCTTCAACGAGAAGAGGCGCTTTTGCTCATTCACAGGGCTCGGCCATAGCGGCGAAAGCCACACCGATTACATCCATTGAAACAGTCAGTGAACCTCGTATACATACCGATTTAATAGAATTAAACCGTGTCCTTGGGGGCGGAATTGTGAGAGGCTCCCTTGTTCTTATTGGAGGAGATCCGGGCATCGGGAAATCAACGCTTCTTCTTCAAGTGTCATCACAGCTGGCGAACAGGAAGCATTCTGTTCTCTATATATCAGGGGAAGAATCCATGCGTCAGACGAAGCTGCGGGCTGACCGTTTAGGTGTTTCTTCAGACAGTCTGCTCGTTTACTCGGAAACCAGCCTTGATGAAATCAGCAGAACGATTGATTCAGTGAATCCTGACTTTGTCATTATTGACTCCATTCAGACGATCTTTCATCCGGAAGTGACATCGGCGCCGGGCAGCGTTTCTCAGGTTCGGGAATGTACTGCTGAGCTAATGCGCATCGGCAAAACGAAGGGAATTGCCATTTTTATCGTAGGGCATGTTACAAAGGAAGGCTCCATTGCGGGTCCAAGACTGCTCGAGCATATGGTAGATACCGTTTTGTATTTTGAAGGTGAACGCCATCATACATACAGGATTTTGCGTGCGGTTAAAAACAGGTTCGGATCAACAAACGAAATGGGCATTTTTGAAATGAAGGAATTTGGGCTTGAGGAAGTGGCAAACCCGTCAGAAATATTCCTGGAAGAGAGGTCACAGGGAGCTGCAGGTTCAACCGTTGTTGCTTCCATGGAGGGAACAAGGCCGGTTCTGGTTGAAATTCAGGCGCTGATTTCCCCGACAAGCTTTGGAAATCCAAGACGAATGGCAACAGGAATTGATCATAACCGGGTTCCGCTCCTGATGGCGGTATTGGAAAAACGGGTCGGGATGCTCCTGCAAAATCAAGATGCCTACCTAAAAGTCGCTGGCGGAGTGAAGCTTGATGAACCGGCAATTGATTTGGCCATTGCAGTGAGCATTGCGTCAAGCTTTCGGGATAAGCCAACAAAGGCAACAGACTGCATCATCGGAGAAGTGGGACTCACAGGCGAGGTCAGAAGAGTATCAAGAATAGAACAAAGAGTGCAGGAGGCAGCCAAGCTGGGCTTTGAGCGGGTTATCCTGCCGGCTAACAATCTTGGCGGCTGGAGCGCACCAGGAGGAATTGAACTAATCGGAGTAAGCTCGGTCGGTGAAGCATTAAAGGCTGCGTTAGGGGGATAA
- the disA gene encoding DNA integrity scanning diadenylate cyclase DisA, whose amino-acid sequence METKKMGEKTMSEILRFMAPGTPIREGIDNVLRANTGGLIVLGSKDKLSNLVDGGFQINCPFSPSYLYELAKMDGAIILNEEGNKILIANAQLAPDPGVPSTETGMRHRTAERVARQTGALVIAISQRRNVITLYKGHSRYALRDIGVILTKANVAVQTLEKYKVVLEQSIGNLSILEFEELVTYSDILHVFHNIEMVLRIKNELLTYLSELGTEGRLIRLQMNELLMELEREAEWIIKDYAHSRDIDSRAALVKLQELSKGEMLEDSVILKLLGYIGYIHTEEFKCPRGYRMLNKVPRLPPIIIDNLINRFEEFPNIITATVEDLDEVEGIGEVRARKIKEGLKLIKEQVFADRQL is encoded by the coding sequence ATGGAGACTAAAAAAATGGGCGAAAAAACGATGAGTGAAATCCTTCGGTTCATGGCTCCGGGTACGCCTATCAGGGAAGGGATTGATAATGTTCTTCGCGCCAATACAGGCGGGCTGATTGTTTTAGGATCAAAAGACAAGCTTAGTAACCTTGTTGATGGAGGATTCCAAATTAATTGCCCATTCTCGCCTAGCTATTTGTATGAGCTGGCCAAGATGGATGGAGCCATTATTTTAAATGAAGAAGGTAACAAGATTCTAATAGCTAATGCCCAGCTGGCTCCTGATCCTGGTGTGCCTTCTACCGAAACGGGTATGCGGCACCGGACGGCAGAACGGGTTGCCCGGCAAACAGGCGCATTAGTGATTGCCATTTCCCAGAGGCGCAATGTCATTACACTGTATAAAGGGCATTCCCGCTATGCTCTTCGTGATATTGGCGTCATTTTAACCAAGGCGAATGTTGCCGTACAGACGCTTGAAAAATATAAGGTCGTTCTTGAACAGAGCATTGGCAACCTGAGCATCCTGGAATTTGAAGAGCTTGTTACATACAGTGATATTCTTCATGTTTTTCATAATATCGAAATGGTTCTGCGCATTAAAAATGAGCTCCTCACTTATTTAAGTGAACTGGGTACTGAAGGAAGGCTGATCCGGCTCCAGATGAATGAGCTGCTGATGGAACTTGAGCGGGAAGCGGAATGGATAATAAAAGACTATGCTCATTCAAGGGACATCGATTCCAGAGCTGCGCTTGTTAAGCTTCAGGAGCTTTCAAAAGGGGAAATGCTCGAAGACTCTGTCATTCTTAAGCTTCTTGGCTATATCGGGTATATTCATACCGAGGAATTCAAATGCCCCCGCGGCTACCGCATGCTGAATAAAGTTCCCCGCCTTCCGCCGATCATTATCGATAATCTGATTAATCGGTTTGAAGAATTTCCGAATATCATTACGGCGACAGTAGAGGATCTCGATGAGGTGGAAGGAATCGGAGAAGTAAGGGCCAGAAAAATTAAAGAAGGACTTAAGCTCATAAAAGAGCAGGTTTTTGCGGACCGTCAGCTATAA
- the cysS gene encoding cysteine--tRNA ligase, producing MAIQIYNTLTRQKEDFIPIEEGKVKMYVCGPTVYNYIHIGNARPPIVFDTVRRYLEFRGYDVQYVSNFTDVDDKLIRVANELGTDVPSVAERFINAYFEDVSALGCRKADVHPRVTESIDIIIEFIQVLIDKGFAYESEGDVYYHTRKFDEYGKLSHQSIDELRVGARIAVGEKKQDSLDFVLWKAAKEGEIAWVSPWGQGRPGWHIECSAMAKKFLGDTIDIHAGGQDLAFPHHENEIAQSEALTGETFARYWMHNGYINIDNEKMSKSLGNFVLVHDIIQKHDPQVLRFFMLSVHYRHPINYSDELLENTRTGLERIKTSYHNLQHRKEASVNLTDNNQEWLDKITALHEQFIHDMDDDFNTANAVSILFELSKLANYYLMEKNTAVEVIDAFTKEFETLLDVLGLSLEEAEADLLDEEIEQLIEQRQQARKERNFELADKIRDQLKEQNIILEDTAQGIRWKRG from the coding sequence ATGGCCATTCAAATCTATAATACACTTACTCGTCAAAAAGAAGATTTTATTCCCATAGAAGAGGGAAAAGTGAAAATGTATGTGTGCGGGCCGACCGTTTATAATTATATCCATATAGGGAATGCGCGCCCGCCGATTGTATTTGATACAGTGCGCAGATATCTTGAATTCCGCGGCTATGATGTTCAGTATGTCTCCAATTTTACTGATGTGGATGATAAACTGATCCGCGTAGCCAATGAACTGGGAACGGATGTTCCAAGCGTCGCGGAACGATTCATTAATGCCTACTTCGAAGACGTTTCTGCACTGGGCTGCAGAAAGGCTGATGTCCACCCGAGAGTGACAGAGAGCATTGATATCATTATTGAGTTTATCCAGGTATTGATTGATAAAGGCTTCGCGTATGAATCAGAAGGGGATGTTTATTACCATACCCGTAAGTTCGATGAGTACGGAAAACTGTCCCATCAGTCCATTGATGAGCTGCGGGTCGGTGCCCGCATTGCCGTCGGCGAAAAGAAACAGGATTCTCTCGACTTTGTTCTTTGGAAAGCAGCGAAGGAAGGGGAAATCGCGTGGGTGAGCCCTTGGGGGCAAGGAAGGCCGGGGTGGCATATTGAATGCTCGGCTATGGCAAAGAAATTCCTCGGAGACACAATTGATATTCATGCCGGCGGACAGGATCTGGCTTTCCCGCATCATGAAAATGAGATCGCCCAGTCGGAAGCATTGACAGGCGAAACCTTTGCCCGCTATTGGATGCACAATGGCTATATTAATATCGATAACGAAAAAATGTCTAAATCACTGGGGAATTTCGTACTGGTTCATGACATTATTCAAAAGCATGATCCGCAGGTTCTAAGATTTTTCATGCTGTCCGTACATTACAGACATCCGATCAACTACAGTGATGAGCTTCTGGAAAATACCCGTACAGGGCTTGAGCGCATTAAAACGTCTTATCACAATTTGCAGCACCGCAAAGAAGCAAGTGTGAACCTGACTGATAATAATCAGGAATGGCTGGATAAAATAACAGCTCTTCATGAACAGTTCATTCATGATATGGATGATGATTTCAATACAGCCAATGCCGTATCTATTTTGTTCGAACTGTCTAAGCTTGCAAATTATTATCTGATGGAGAAAAACACAGCTGTTGAAGTGATCGATGCTTTCACAAAAGAATTCGAAACGCTGCTTGATGTATTGGGCCTTTCTCTTGAAGAAGCAGAGGCTGACCTTCTGGACGAGGAAATCGAACAGCTGATTGAACAGAGACAGCAGGCCAGAAAAGAGCGCAATTTCGAACTGGCAGACAAAATTCGAGATCAGCTGAAAGAACAGAATATTATCCTTGAAGATACAGCGCAGGGAATCAGATGGAAAAGAGGCTAA
- the cysE gene encoding serine O-acetyltransferase, protein MFARMKEDIEVVFEQDPAARSYFEVVLTYSGLHAVWSHRMAHALFKRKFYFLARVVSQVSRFFTGIEIHPGAKIGRRFFIDHGMGVVIGETCEIGDNVTVFQGVTLGGTGKEKGKRHPTIKDNALIATGAKVLGSITIGENSKIGAGSVVLHEVPPNSTVVGIPGRVKVRDGVKINKDLNHCDLPDPIADRFKELEKELQELKGEVETLRKERSQIHGHSNL, encoded by the coding sequence ATGTTTGCAAGAATGAAGGAAGATATCGAAGTGGTATTTGAACAGGATCCGGCAGCAAGAAGTTATTTTGAAGTAGTATTAACGTACTCTGGATTGCATGCTGTCTGGTCGCACCGCATGGCCCACGCACTTTTTAAGCGGAAGTTTTATTTTCTTGCAAGAGTTGTTTCCCAGGTCAGCCGCTTTTTCACAGGAATTGAAATTCACCCGGGAGCAAAGATCGGCAGACGCTTTTTTATCGACCATGGCATGGGGGTTGTCATCGGGGAAACTTGTGAAATCGGCGATAACGTAACTGTTTTCCAGGGTGTGACACTTGGGGGAACCGGGAAGGAAAAAGGCAAGCGGCATCCTACTATTAAGGACAACGCGCTGATCGCGACAGGTGCGAAGGTTTTGGGATCCATTACAATTGGGGAGAATTCTAAGATAGGTGCAGGCTCTGTTGTTCTTCATGAGGTTCCGCCGAACTCAACAGTAGTCGGGATTCCTGGAAGAGTGAAAGTCCGGGATGGTGTAAAAATTAACAAGGATTTAAATCATTGTGATCTTCCCGATCCAATTGCAGACCGGTTTAAGGAACTGGAGAAGGAGCTGCAGGAATTAAAAGGCGAAGTCGAAACGCTGAGGAAAGAAAGGAGCCAGATTCATGGCCATTCAAATCTATAA
- the ispD gene encoding 2-C-methyl-D-erythritol 4-phosphate cytidylyltransferase: MNYQVILPAAGQGKRMGAGKNKLLLEIGNVPVFIHTLRVFESDPECTGIFLAINPQDEEEIRVLLKKYHITKVAAMAEGGKERQHSVYNAAKASSGEDVVLVHDAARPFITRELLQPLVKAAQEKGAAVLAVPLKDTVKKADGNLITETLERSCLWAVQTPQAFRISSLLDAHRKAEEDGFLGTDDASLVERLGKEVVIVEGSYDNIKLTTPEDIYFAEAIIKKRSNM, encoded by the coding sequence ATGAATTATCAAGTGATTCTCCCGGCGGCCGGGCAGGGGAAAAGAATGGGAGCGGGAAAGAATAAGCTTCTCCTGGAAATCGGGAATGTCCCTGTGTTTATACATACCTTAAGAGTTTTTGAAAGTGACCCGGAGTGCACGGGCATTTTTCTGGCGATTAATCCTCAGGATGAGGAGGAAATACGTGTTTTGTTAAAAAAATATCATATTACGAAAGTGGCTGCTATGGCAGAAGGCGGGAAGGAAAGGCAGCATAGCGTCTATAATGCGGCCAAAGCATCTTCAGGTGAGGATGTGGTGCTGGTTCATGACGCTGCCCGCCCTTTTATTACCCGGGAGTTACTGCAGCCGCTAGTGAAAGCAGCCCAGGAAAAAGGAGCGGCTGTTCTGGCAGTGCCGCTGAAGGATACCGTAAAAAAAGCTGACGGAAATTTGATTACAGAAACACTTGAACGTTCCTGCCTCTGGGCTGTTCAAACTCCACAGGCCTTTCGTATTTCTTCCCTGCTTGACGCACACCGCAAGGCCGAGGAAGACGGTTTTTTAGGAACAGATGATGCCAGCCTCGTTGAGCGGTTAGGCAAAGAAGTGGTGATTGTTGAGGGAAGTTACGATAATATTAAGCTGACTACGCCAGAAGATATTTATTTTGCGGAAGCAATTATAAAGAAAAGAAGTAATATGTAA
- the ispF gene encoding 2-C-methyl-D-erythritol 2,4-cyclodiphosphate synthase produces the protein MFRIGQGFDVHQFAEGRPLIIGGIEIPYEKGLLGHSDADVLLHTVADACLGAIGEGDIGRHFPDTDPEFKDADSAKLLAHVWGIVKEKGYELVNADCTIIAQKPKMAPHIGKMQERIAELLETEKENINVKATTTEKLGFTGRGEGIASQAAVLLKKKENR, from the coding sequence ATGTTTCGGATTGGACAGGGTTTTGATGTTCATCAGTTTGCTGAAGGACGCCCGTTAATTATTGGAGGAATTGAAATACCATATGAGAAAGGGCTGCTGGGGCATTCAGATGCAGATGTCCTGCTGCATACGGTGGCTGATGCCTGCCTTGGGGCAATTGGAGAAGGAGACATTGGACGGCATTTTCCTGATACCGATCCTGAATTCAAGGATGCCGATTCGGCGAAGCTGCTTGCGCATGTGTGGGGAATCGTAAAAGAAAAAGGGTATGAGCTGGTCAATGCAGACTGTACCATCATTGCCCAAAAGCCGAAGATGGCTCCTCATATCGGAAAAATGCAGGAGCGGATTGCAGAGCTTCTGGAAACCGAAAAAGAAAATATTAATGTGAAAGCAACCACTACAGAAAAGCTTGGCTTTACAGGACGGGGAGAGGGAATCGCCTCCCAGGCCGCTGTTTTGCTGAAAAAGAAAGAGAACCGTTAA
- the gltX gene encoding glutamate--tRNA ligase: MSNEIRVRYAPSPTGHLHIGNARTALFNYLFARSKGGKFIIRIEDTDKKRNIEGGEESQLHYLKWLGMDWDESIDQEGEFGPYRQSERNHIYETYYKELLDKGHAYKCYCTEEELEAEREAQSAKGDTPAYSGKCRHLTEDERAALEAEGRKPSIRFLVPKGRELTFNDMVKGEVSFESDGFGDFVIVKKDGTPTYNFAVAVDDHLMKISHVLRGDDHISNTPKQQMIYEALGWDIPTFGHMTLIVNESRKKLSKRDETIIQFIEQYEELGYLPEALFNFIALLGWSPAGEEEIFSKEEFIDIFDESRLSKSPALFDKQKLEWMNNQYMKKLDQDRLVSISAPHLVKAGKIGESWQQENEEWVRSLITLYQEKMSFGAQIAELSELFFTEEMTVDEEAKEVLAEEQVPEVLSAFLQEIDNMAEFKADEIKAAMKAVQKSTGHKGKKLFMPIRSATTGQTHGPDLPQAIELLGKEKVKTRLMSIIG; this comes from the coding sequence ATGTCAAATGAAATCCGCGTGCGCTACGCTCCGAGTCCGACTGGGCATTTGCATATCGGAAATGCGAGAACGGCGCTTTTTAACTATTTGTTTGCAAGAAGCAAAGGCGGCAAATTCATCATCCGCATTGAGGATACAGATAAGAAACGGAATATTGAAGGCGGCGAAGAAAGCCAGCTTCACTATTTAAAGTGGCTTGGCATGGATTGGGACGAAAGCATCGACCAGGAAGGCGAATTTGGCCCATACCGCCAATCTGAAAGAAATCATATCTATGAAACATACTACAAGGAATTGCTCGACAAAGGGCATGCCTATAAATGCTATTGTACGGAAGAGGAGCTGGAAGCAGAGCGTGAAGCTCAATCTGCAAAAGGCGATACTCCTGCTTACTCAGGAAAATGCCGTCATCTGACAGAGGATGAAAGAGCTGCACTGGAAGCAGAAGGCAGAAAGCCGAGCATCCGCTTCTTAGTGCCAAAAGGCAGGGAATTGACATTCAATGACATGGTAAAAGGCGAAGTGTCTTTCGAATCTGATGGCTTTGGCGATTTTGTCATTGTCAAAAAGGATGGCACTCCTACTTATAACTTTGCGGTAGCAGTGGATGACCACCTTATGAAAATTTCTCATGTCCTGCGCGGGGATGACCATATCTCCAATACGCCTAAGCAGCAGATGATATACGAAGCTTTAGGCTGGGACATTCCGACGTTTGGCCATATGACGCTGATTGTCAATGAAAGCCGCAAAAAACTGAGCAAGCGTGACGAGACGATTATCCAGTTCATTGAACAGTATGAAGAGCTCGGCTACTTGCCGGAAGCGCTCTTTAACTTTATTGCTTTGCTTGGCTGGTCTCCTGCAGGCGAGGAAGAAATCTTCTCCAAAGAAGAATTCATTGATATTTTTGATGAAAGCAGATTATCAAAATCTCCTGCCCTTTTCGATAAGCAGAAGCTTGAATGGATGAATAACCAGTACATGAAAAAGCTTGATCAGGATCGGTTAGTGTCCATTTCTGCCCCTCACCTGGTGAAGGCAGGAAAGATCGGTGAAAGCTGGCAGCAGGAAAATGAAGAGTGGGTTAGAAGCCTGATCACTCTTTATCAGGAAAAAATGAGCTTTGGCGCTCAAATTGCAGAGCTTTCAGAACTGTTCTTTACAGAAGAAATGACAGTTGATGAAGAAGCGAAGGAAGTTCTGGCTGAAGAGCAGGTTCCTGAAGTGCTGTCTGCTTTCCTGCAGGAAATTGACAATATGGCAGAGTTCAAAGCGGATGAAATTAAAGCGGCCATGAAGGCTGTGCAAAAATCAACAGGCCACAAGGGCAAGAAACTGTTCATGCCAATCCGTTCAGCTACTACTGGCCAAACCCATGGGCCGGATCTGCCGCAGGCCATCGAGCTTTTAGGAAAAGAAAAAGTAAAAACTCGATTAATGAGCATTATTGGTTAA